Part of the Deltaproteobacteria bacterium genome is shown below.
CGAGGCGCAGCGCGGCGCGATCTGAAATCTCATGCCGGTGCCGCGATAGTAGAGGCAGGGCTCGGGGACTTCGTAGAAGCGTACGTCCGCATCGACCTCCCGGGCGGCGCGATACCAGGCGCCGCCGCCCCAGCCTTGGCCGAATGCCACCCAGTGCTCGAAGCCGGTGAACCCCGGCGAGGTCTGGTCCAGCTTGATCCGCCCGCCGACCTCGTCCTCCTTCTCGAACATCGCGGTGGCGAGACCACCGGCAGCCGTGCATGCGCCGCAGACCACGCCGCCGATGCCGGCGCCGACAACGATGACATCGTACTGTGCCTTCATAAGGGCCTCCGCAAGTGCTGGGGCAGGCGAGCGTACCGGCCGCGGAAGTTCATCCCACCGGTTATGCCCCCGATCTAAGCTTGTATGCCGTCCCGCCGGGCGGCGCTCCACTCCAGCAGCAGCTTCTCCAGCTCACGGGCGTTGTAGATGTCCTCTTGATACGAGAACGCGCCGTTGCCCGCGTACTCCATCACGGTGATGCCGCCAAACTCGTAGTATGTACCGTCGGGCCGCTGGCCGGGGAGGCGGTTCTGCCACTTGTGCACGATGCGGTGGCCGTCGACGGCGAGCCACTCCACCGGAAAGGTCCAACCGTGGCACTGCTCCATTACCGGCACCAGCCAGGCCAGAATCGCTTGCCGCCCGCGAAAGGTGCCGCAGTGATGCTCGACGTAGACCGCGTCTTCGGTGAACGTTTGTCCAAAGCCGTCCCAGTCGTCACGGTCCTGGAGTTCCATGCGCCGCCGCCAGGCCGCCTCGATCTCTTCGCGAGGGAATGACACCATGCTCGTCCTCTTACCCGGGCCAGTGTCACTCAGCTGCGCTGAAAAGACAACCGTGGCGCCCTGGAGCAGGAGCACCGCCGGCATATTTGCGGCCGCAGCCGGGCTCCGGTAGTGTGTCGGCAGCGGAGGTCGAGAGGTGGTACGGCGGATATTGGTGCCAATGGATTTTCATCCCCCGGGCGAAGCGGCGTTGGCGTGGGCCGCGCGTTTGGTGCAGCAGGTTGGCGGCACGTTGGAGGTGTTGCACGTGGTGCCGCGCCTGCATCAGCTCGACCC
Proteins encoded:
- a CDS encoding nuclear transport factor 2 family protein, yielding MVSFPREEIEAAWRRRMELQDRDDWDGFGQTFTEDAVYVEHHCGTFRGRQAILAWLVPVMEQCHGWTFPVEWLAVDGHRIVHKWQNRLPGQRPDGTYYEFGGITVMEYAGNGAFSYQEDIYNARELEKLLLEWSAARRDGIQA